In a genomic window of Gadus macrocephalus chromosome 9, ASM3116895v1:
- the LOC132464965 gene encoding cholesterol 25-hydroxylase-like protein 1, member 1 has translation PLQHLQFLHSQAPSDRLLQPLWDHLLSNHLPLITSPFFPVHLAFSSYFFIPATVVPQEAPSVYAVLVDGLAVLLLFDTQYFIWHVVHHKHLQFYRWVHAVHHEYISPFSWSAEQLGIPELMAVGFWGNLDPVLLGCPPLTTWCVTVFSIWMSVEDHIGYDLPWTLNRVVPFGLLGGAPAHDMHHQKPGCNFAPFFRHWDRIFGTAAPVYINAKKLCSGVSENTCVGNKPMFCRLLFIL, from the coding sequence CCCTTGCAGCACCTTCAGTTTCTTCACTCTCAGGCTCCTTCAGATCGGCTCCTGCAGCCTCTCTGGGATCATCTCCTCTCCAACCATCTGCCTCTAATCACCTCTCCCTTCTTCCCCGTGCACCTCGCCTTCTCAAGCTACTTTTTTATCCCCGCGACCGTGGTGCCCCAAGAGGCACCGAGCGTGTACGCGGTGCTGGTGGATGGGCTGGCTGTCCTGCTTCTGTTTGACACTCAGTACTTCATCTGGCACGTGGTGCACCACAAGCACCTGCAGTTTTACCGGTGGGTGCACGCCGTCCACCACGAGTACATATCCCCCTTCTCCTGGTCCGCCGAGCAGCTCGGCATCCCGGAGCTGATGGCGGTGGGGTTCTGGGGAAACCTGGACCCCGTTCTCCTGGGATGTCCCCCGCTGACGACGTGGTGCGTGACCGTGTTCAGCATCTGGATGTCGGTGGAGGACCACATCGGGTACGACCTGCCGTGGACGCTGAACCGGGTGGTGCCCTTTGGGCTGCTGGGCGGAGCGCCAGCACATGACATGCACCATCAGAAGCCAGGGTGTAACTTCGCCCCGTTCTTCAGGCACTGGGACAGGATCTTTGGCACGGCGGCACCGGTTTACATTAATGCAAAGAAGTTGTGCAGCGGTGTGTCAGAAAATACATGTGTAGGAAATAAACCTATGTTCTGTCGTTTACTTTTTATATTGTAA
- the si:dkey-24l11.2 gene encoding uncharacterized protein si:dkey-24l11.2 isoform X2, with protein MAGDEKENQREAETSSGPQTPSGPQTRTLCRFYSQGRRCNFGKRCRFVHERSDSHLNPTTIEQGTEQDECEEGSFTNQPDRSMVTEGEMDHKPKPPMERKVGSVARGGGPTRRTCRYFLSGSCTMEDRCRFWHPPSMPPLDDQLPPKAQHRPSKATPAPPVTHLQEVRLGDITEEVTKELRDTEIQQMMKRFPKHQLMVQERGDGQVTFYRATVEATDPDWPFDLKEVVILVSFPDKYPLEIFTLDLPLDQGLPSVMGRYVQEASQAWLQAKHATNELMGKVELLFRPYLRWLDRSMERLFTEGARQLKKDMDVERAGLQFIRFEELQATLCEEPGRGDPDGADEEEEEEGGGPGHRDDGAEAGSHGGKAERTRGWGRDGEEQEQEDEDEESSRLVENIKLSEPRRGTEVKLLGLSLGDNTATVLARRITVCLQCNRCKVTADLTLGVTLPCTAQCEKCSASIGATFRPSLLHAYSDVLGYLDLHNAAPTDLVLQDCELTAGCLHCSQDGPVQNVCYGQTKELNCEHCHSKLSILAESARFQYIPPRSNKAGPKDSTPNYGRKVRDPAVQKGKPLPEKGACKHYKQSHRWLRFSCCGRAYACDVCHDEDQDHLMELATRMICGYCATEQPYGNGKPCGGCGGMMTRGAHSSFWEGGLGCRNKVKMSRNDRQKYANTNKTISRKAAADKK; from the exons ATGGCAGGCGACGAGAAGGAGAACCAGAGAGAAGCCGAGACCTCCTCTGGTCCACAGAC CCCCTCCGGTCCACAGACCCGGACCCTGTGCCGCTTCTACTCACAGGGAAGACGCTGTAACTTTGGCAAAAGGTGCAGGTTTGTCCACGAAAGGAGCGATTCTCACCTGAACCCTACTACGATAGAGCAGGGAACGGAGCAAGACGAGTGTGAGGAAGGGTCTTTTACCAACCAGCCTGACAGATCGATGGTCACTGAAGGGGAGATGGACCATAAGCCAAAGCCACCTATGGAGCGCAAGGTGGGCTCTGTAGCCAGGGGTGGAGGACCTACTCGTCGTACATGTCGCTACTTTCTCTCCGGCTCCTGTACTATGGAAGACAGATGCCGGTTCTGGCATCCACCCTCAATGCCCCCACTGGATGACCAGTTACCCCCTAAAGCTCAACACAGACCCTCCAAAGCGACGCCTGCTCCTCCCGTCACCCATCTCCAGGAGGTCAGGCTTGGTGACATTACAGAGGAGGTCACCAAAGAGCTCCGCGACACCGAGATACAGCAGATGATGAAGCGTTTTCCCAAACATCAGCTTATGGTTCAGGAGCGAGGTGACGGCCAAGTAACCTTTTATAGAGCCACTGTAGAAGCTACTGATCCTGACTGG CCATTTGACCTTAAAGAAGTGGTTATATTGGTCAGCTTCCCAGACAAATACCCCCTGGAG ATATTCACTCTAGACCTACCGCTAGACCAGGGCCTTCCATCAGTAATGGGCAG GTATGTGCAGGAGGCGTCCCAGGCCTGGCTGCAGGCCAAGCATGCGACCAACGAGCTGATGGGGAAGGTGGAGCTGCTGTTCCGGCCGTACCTGCGCTGGCTGGACCGCAGCATGGAGCGGCTGTTCACCGAGGGAGCCCGGCAG CTAAAGAAAGACATGGACGTGGAGCGCGCCGGGCTGCAGTTCATCCGCTTCGAGGAGCTCCAGGCCACGCTGTGTGAAGAGCCCGGCCGAGGGGACCCCGATGGggccgacgaggaggaggaggaggagggcggggggccgggCCACCGGGACGACGGGGCGGAGGCCGGTTCACACGGGGGGAAGGCGGAGCGGACACGGGGCTGGGGCCGGGACGGGGAGGAACAGGaacaggaggacgaggacgaggagtcGAGCCGTCTGGTGGAGAACATCAAGCTGAGCGAGCCCCGCAGGGGGACGGAGGTGAAGCTGCTGGGCCTGAGCCTGGGCGACAACACGGCCACGGTGCTGGCCCGCCGGATCACCGTGTGCCTGCAGTGCAACCG ctgtAAAGTGACGGCGGACCTGACGCTGGGCGTGACCCTGCCGTGCACGGCCCAGTGTGAGAAGTGCAGCGCGAGCATCGGCGCCACCTTCAGGCCCAGCCTGCTCCACGCCTACAGCGACGTGCTGGGCTACCTGGACCTCCACAACGCCGCGCCCACCGACCTGGTGCTGCAGGACTGCGAGCTCACCGCGGGCTGTCTGCACTGCTCGCAGGACGGCCCCGTGCAG AACGTCTGCTATGGTCAGACCAAGGAGCTGAATTGCGAGCACTGCCACAGTAAACTCAGCATCCTGGCAGAGAGCGCCAGGTTCCAGTACATCCCGCCACGCTCCAACAAAGCAG GACCTAAAGATTCAACTCCCAACTATGGGAGGAAGGTGAGGGATCCGGCCGTGCAAAAGGGAAAGCCACTACCAGAGAAGGGGGCCTGCAAGCATTACAAACAGAGTCACCGCTGGCTACG GTTCTCCTGCTGCGGACGGGCCTACGCCTGCGACGTGTGCCACGACGAGGACCAGGACCACCTCATGGAGCTGGCCACCAGGATGATCTGCGGCTACTGTGCCACGGAGCAG CCTTACGGTAACGGGAAGCCCTGCGGGGGCTGTGGGGGTATGATGACCCGGGGAGCTCACAGCAGCTTCTGGGAGGGGGGCCTGGGATGCAGGAACAAAGTGAAGATGAGCAG AAACGACCGGCAGAAATATGCCAACACCAACAAGACCATTTCACGGAAGGCGGCGGCTGACAAGAAGTAG
- the si:dkey-24l11.2 gene encoding uncharacterized protein si:dkey-24l11.2 isoform X1, protein MAGDEKENQREAETSSGPQTSSGPQAQTLCEAKPSSGPQTPSGPQTPSGPQTSSGPQTPSGPQTPSGPQTPSGPQTRTLCRFYSQGRRCNFGKRCRFVHERSDSHLNPTTIEQGTEQDECEEGSFTNQPDRSMVTEGEMDHKPKPPMERKVGSVARGGGPTRRTCRYFLSGSCTMEDRCRFWHPPSMPPLDDQLPPKAQHRPSKATPAPPVTHLQEVRLGDITEEVTKELRDTEIQQMMKRFPKHQLMVQERGDGQVTFYRATVEATDPDWPFDLKEVVILVSFPDKYPLEIFTLDLPLDQGLPSVMGRYVQEASQAWLQAKHATNELMGKVELLFRPYLRWLDRSMERLFTEGARQLKKDMDVERAGLQFIRFEELQATLCEEPGRGDPDGADEEEEEEGGGPGHRDDGAEAGSHGGKAERTRGWGRDGEEQEQEDEDEESSRLVENIKLSEPRRGTEVKLLGLSLGDNTATVLARRITVCLQCNRCKVTADLTLGVTLPCTAQCEKCSASIGATFRPSLLHAYSDVLGYLDLHNAAPTDLVLQDCELTAGCLHCSQDGPVQNVCYGQTKELNCEHCHSKLSILAESARFQYIPPRSNKAGPKDSTPNYGRKVRDPAVQKGKPLPEKGACKHYKQSHRWLRFSCCGRAYACDVCHDEDQDHLMELATRMICGYCATEQPYGNGKPCGGCGGMMTRGAHSSFWEGGLGCRNKVKMSRNDRQKYANTNKTISRKAAADKK, encoded by the exons ATGGCAGGCGACGAGAAGGAGAACCAGAGAGAAGCCGAGACCTCCTCTGGTCCACAGACCTCCTCCGGTCCCCAGGCTCAGACCCTGTGTGAAGCCAAGCCTTCCTCTGGTCCCCAGACCCCCTCCGGTCCCCAGACCCCCTCCGGTCCCCAGACCTCCTCCGGTCCCCAGACCCCCTCCGGTCCACAGACCCCCTCCGGTCCACAGACCCCCTCCGGTCCACAGACCCGGACCCTGTGCCGCTTCTACTCACAGGGAAGACGCTGTAACTTTGGCAAAAGGTGCAGGTTTGTCCACGAAAGGAGCGATTCTCACCTGAACCCTACTACGATAGAGCAGGGAACGGAGCAAGACGAGTGTGAGGAAGGGTCTTTTACCAACCAGCCTGACAGATCGATGGTCACTGAAGGGGAGATGGACCATAAGCCAAAGCCACCTATGGAGCGCAAGGTGGGCTCTGTAGCCAGGGGTGGAGGACCTACTCGTCGTACATGTCGCTACTTTCTCTCCGGCTCCTGTACTATGGAAGACAGATGCCGGTTCTGGCATCCACCCTCAATGCCCCCACTGGATGACCAGTTACCCCCTAAAGCTCAACACAGACCCTCCAAAGCGACGCCTGCTCCTCCCGTCACCCATCTCCAGGAGGTCAGGCTTGGTGACATTACAGAGGAGGTCACCAAAGAGCTCCGCGACACCGAGATACAGCAGATGATGAAGCGTTTTCCCAAACATCAGCTTATGGTTCAGGAGCGAGGTGACGGCCAAGTAACCTTTTATAGAGCCACTGTAGAAGCTACTGATCCTGACTGG CCATTTGACCTTAAAGAAGTGGTTATATTGGTCAGCTTCCCAGACAAATACCCCCTGGAG ATATTCACTCTAGACCTACCGCTAGACCAGGGCCTTCCATCAGTAATGGGCAG GTATGTGCAGGAGGCGTCCCAGGCCTGGCTGCAGGCCAAGCATGCGACCAACGAGCTGATGGGGAAGGTGGAGCTGCTGTTCCGGCCGTACCTGCGCTGGCTGGACCGCAGCATGGAGCGGCTGTTCACCGAGGGAGCCCGGCAG CTAAAGAAAGACATGGACGTGGAGCGCGCCGGGCTGCAGTTCATCCGCTTCGAGGAGCTCCAGGCCACGCTGTGTGAAGAGCCCGGCCGAGGGGACCCCGATGGggccgacgaggaggaggaggaggagggcggggggccgggCCACCGGGACGACGGGGCGGAGGCCGGTTCACACGGGGGGAAGGCGGAGCGGACACGGGGCTGGGGCCGGGACGGGGAGGAACAGGaacaggaggacgaggacgaggagtcGAGCCGTCTGGTGGAGAACATCAAGCTGAGCGAGCCCCGCAGGGGGACGGAGGTGAAGCTGCTGGGCCTGAGCCTGGGCGACAACACGGCCACGGTGCTGGCCCGCCGGATCACCGTGTGCCTGCAGTGCAACCG ctgtAAAGTGACGGCGGACCTGACGCTGGGCGTGACCCTGCCGTGCACGGCCCAGTGTGAGAAGTGCAGCGCGAGCATCGGCGCCACCTTCAGGCCCAGCCTGCTCCACGCCTACAGCGACGTGCTGGGCTACCTGGACCTCCACAACGCCGCGCCCACCGACCTGGTGCTGCAGGACTGCGAGCTCACCGCGGGCTGTCTGCACTGCTCGCAGGACGGCCCCGTGCAG AACGTCTGCTATGGTCAGACCAAGGAGCTGAATTGCGAGCACTGCCACAGTAAACTCAGCATCCTGGCAGAGAGCGCCAGGTTCCAGTACATCCCGCCACGCTCCAACAAAGCAG GACCTAAAGATTCAACTCCCAACTATGGGAGGAAGGTGAGGGATCCGGCCGTGCAAAAGGGAAAGCCACTACCAGAGAAGGGGGCCTGCAAGCATTACAAACAGAGTCACCGCTGGCTACG GTTCTCCTGCTGCGGACGGGCCTACGCCTGCGACGTGTGCCACGACGAGGACCAGGACCACCTCATGGAGCTGGCCACCAGGATGATCTGCGGCTACTGTGCCACGGAGCAG CCTTACGGTAACGGGAAGCCCTGCGGGGGCTGTGGGGGTATGATGACCCGGGGAGCTCACAGCAGCTTCTGGGAGGGGGGCCTGGGATGCAGGAACAAAGTGAAGATGAGCAG AAACGACCGGCAGAAATATGCCAACACCAACAAGACCATTTCACGGAAGGCGGCGGCTGACAAGAAGTAG
- the tspan3a gene encoding tetraspanin-3 — translation MGACGITSSKTALVFLNLIFWAAAGVLCYAGAYVLITYDDYDHFFEDVYTLIPAAIIIGVGALLFIIGLIGCYSTVRESPCGLASFVFILLLVFMIEVAVVVLGYVYRAKVEERVNSSIQGVYDEYNGTNSDAASRAIDYVQRQLKCCGIHNYSDWTHTPWFEGSKNNSVPISCCRPDLETCTGSLTRTEDLFQEGCEALVVKKLKEIMMYVILAAVTFATIQMLGILCACAVLCQRRPASNYDRLITGETYG, via the exons ATGGGCGCTTGTGGTATCACCTCATCGAAGACGGCCTTGGTCTTCCTTAACCTGATCTTTTGG GCGGCTGCTGGGGTTCTGTGCTATGCTGGAGCGTATGTCTTGATAACATATGATGACTATGATCACTTCTTCGAAGACGTGTATACCCTTATCCCGGCTGCGATTATCATTGGCGTCGGGGCACTTCTGTTCATCATTGGCCTCATCGGATGCTACTCCACAGTCCGGGAGAGCCCCTGTGGACTGGCATCT TTTGTCTTCATCCTGTTGCTGGTGTTCATGATAGAAGTGGCCGTGGTGGTTCTTGGATATGTTTACAGAGCAAAG GTTGAAGAACGTGTGAACAGTTCAATCCAGGGTGTGTACGATGAATACAATGGAACCAACAGTGATGCTGCTAGCCGTGCTATCGACTACGTGCAGAGACAG CTCAAGTGTTGTGGGATCCACAACTACTCTGATTGGACACACACTCCGTGGTTTGAGGGTTCCAAGAATAACAGTGTACCGATCAGCTGCTGCAGACCGGATCTTGAAACCTGCACAGGGTCCCTGACCCGCACCGAGGACCTGTTCCAAGAG GGCTGTGAAGCTCTGGTTGTGAAGAAGCTGAAAGAGATCATGATGTATGTCATCCTGGCAGCAGTGACGTTTGCTACAATTCAG ATGCTGGGCATTCTGTGTGCTTGTGCCGTTCTGTGTCAAAGAAGGCCTGCATCGAACTATGACCGTCTCATCACCGGAGAAACATATGGGTGA
- the pstpip1a gene encoding proline-serine-threonine phosphatase-interacting protein 1a, with the protein MALQFKDVFWGVDFISNMGYEAIIQRLCDGRRTCKDVEELLKMRASAEEKYGKELVTIARKTGGIYEINTLRKSFDEVKTQIERIGLFHLHLSGMLKEEAKSMETHREQQKEQKKKLELLMEKVQKTKVCLFKKTMESKKSYEQRCKEADEAEQAAVKIGNAAAATATPKQTEKLQNKSKQCREAAEEAEKQYVSNIEQLDKIRQEWELTHVTTCEAFQQMEEERITFVRNVFWIHSNQLSLQCVKDDECYEDLRITLEKCAIVEDNDCFMDMKRTGPNPPAPIQFENYYERQTADNGDPAGFVGVMKRFTTLLQGSALCSPKTNGNEPVTHSKEDAEGVYASIPGFPKEPTSAELSGELSGELSGELSGEFSEQFKALYDYVAQGEDELSVTAGDVVVVIEQGDDGWWTAERNGRCGLVPGSYLTQE; encoded by the exons ATGGCTTTACAATTCAAAGATGTCTTTTGG GGAGTGGACTTCATCAGCAACATGGGATATGAAGCCATAATTCAGAGACTTTGTGATGGCCGACGGACATGCAAGGACGTTGAAGAACTGCTGAAGATGAG GGCATCCGCAGAAGAGAAATATGGAAAGGAATTGGTCACTATCGCGAGGAAAACTGGAGGCATTTATGAAATCAA CACCTTAAGAAAATCCTTTGATGAAGTGAAAACAC AAATTGAGAGGATTGGTCTctttcacctccacctctctgggatgctgaaggaggaggcgaagagcatggagacacacagagagcagcagaaagagcagaagaagaag TTGGAATTACTCATGGAAAAGGTCCAGAAAACAAAAGTATgcctgtttaaaaaaacaatggaG TCCAAAAAATCCTATGAGCAGCGATGCAAAGAGGCTGACGAGGCCGAGCAGGCGGCTGTCAAGATTGGCAATGCTGCTGCAGCCACAGCCACACCCAAACAGACAGAAAAG CTACAGAACAAATCGAAGCAGTGCAGGGAAGCGGCCGAAGAAGCTG AGAAACAATACGTTTCAAACATCGAGCAGCTTGACAAGATTCGTCAAGAATGGGAATTGACACATGTGACTACGTGTGAG GCTTTCCAGCAGATGGAAGAGGAGCGCATCACCTTTGTAAGGAATGTCTTCTGGATTCACAGCAACCAACTGTCCTTGCAATGCGTCAAAGATGATGAG TGTTACGAGGATTTGAGGATCACACTGGAAAAATGTGCCATCGTTGAAGACAACGACTGCTTTATGGACATGAAACGCACAGGGCCAAATCCACCTG CCCCAATCCAATTTGAGAATTACTACGAAAGGCAAACAGCAGACAACGGCGATCCTGCTGGCTTTGTTGGCGTCATGAAAAG GTTCACAACTCTACTGCAAGGGAGCGCTCTGTGTTCCCCGAAAACAAACGGCAATGAGCCAGTGACGCATTCTAAAG AAGATGCAGAAGGTGTATATGCCTCGATTCCAGGATTTCCAAAAGAGCCGACGAGCGCAGAGTTGAGCGGGGAGTTGAGCGGGGAGTTGAGCGGAGAGTTGAGCGGAGAGTTCAGCGAGCAGTTCAAGGCTCTGTACGACTACGTGGCTCAG GGGGAAGATGAGCTGTCGGTGACGGCCggggatgtggtggtggtgatcgaACAGGGCGACGACGGCTGGTGGACAGCGGAGAGGAACGGCCGCTGTGGACTGGTTCCAGGGTCTTATCTCACCCAGGAATGA
- the rcn2 gene encoding reticulocalbin-2: MTLSALIALLAINFAFGAGLEDNHYIDQQHNPGHDVNVLLGNQNTKETGQMDPSQQREKIIEIVKKIDINSDKMLSTEELALWIQQVYRKYALEDVEERFPKFDPNADGVVSWEEYNTQQGLITLDDAAVSNDPEQESIRYLSLKEKRRFDFADVDDTAGLNLPEFLAFTHPSEVDHMADFTIEDVLSEYDRDGDGFISLTEFIGDVRGNGDSTPSQWEVEETVRFKELYDQDKDGKLNPQEQLRWVAPNSYGSAREEALHLVKEMDHDGDGKISEAEVLKNQESFMNSEVTDYGRQLITSHDEL; encoded by the exons ATGACACTTTCAGCCCTGATAGCGTTGCTCGCAATAAACTTTGCTTTTGGAGCCGGCCTTGAAGATAATCACTATATTGATCAGCAGCACAACCCTGGACATGATGTTAATGTGCTTCTTGGCAATCAG AACACCAAAGAAACGGGTCAAATGGACCCATCGCAGCAGAGGGAGAAAATAATTGAGATAGTCAAAAAGATTGATATCAACTCTGATAAAATGTTATCAACAG AGGAGCTGGCTCTGTGGATCCAGCAGGTCTACAGAAAATATGCACTGGAAGATGTGGAGGAGCGCTTCCCTAAGTTCGACCCGAACGCAGACGGCGTGGTGTCTTGGGAGGAGTACAACACGCAACAAGGGCTCATCACCCTCGACGATGCTGCGGTTTCGAACGACCCTGAACAAGAGTCCATCAGATAT CTGAGCTTGAAGGAGAAAAGGCGCTTTGATTTCGCTGATGTGGACGACACAGCAGGGCTTAATCTGCCAGAGTTTCTCGCCTTCACGCACCCTTCTGAGGTGGATCATATGGCC GACTTCACCATTGAGGATGTGTTGAGCGAATATGACCGGGACGGTGATGGATTCATCAGTCTAACAGAGTTTATTGGGGATGTCCGTggcaatg GAGATAGCACTCCATCTcagtgggaggtggaggaaacTGTGCGTTTTAAAGAGCTCTACGACCAGGATAAAGACGGCAAACTGAACCCCCAAGAGCAGCTTCGCTGGGTGGCTCCCAATAGTTACGGCTCAGCAAGGGAAGAG GCTCTTCATCTAGTCAAGGAAATGGATCATGATGGAGATGGGAAAATCTCAGAGGCAGAGGTCCTGAAAAATCAAGAGTCATTCATGAACAGTGAAGTGACAGACTACGGTCGCCAACTGATCACGTCACACGACGAATTATAA